From Peromyscus maniculatus bairdii isolate BWxNUB_F1_BW_parent chromosome 19, HU_Pman_BW_mat_3.1, whole genome shotgun sequence, the proteins below share one genomic window:
- the LOC121824064 gene encoding uncharacterized protein LOC121824064 has product MCVCVCVCVCVHACACVRAAEQAAGLRPECSGSPRDAVARGPRRMEDTEVEAGRVALSGAPPRELSNPGFSLLWASSPGPSGATKLPGGERLGGRALAAVRVAPTKGDGPAGQASAAPPSLLSGHLETLFSRCGRVGGLSRRKGGEDARPLSRWPCPSPLARVGTSRLVLATRAHREGSPLARPGRAAAALPPGRTRRPGLPVPSRRRCRRRPRPRLPPPEPPARVVANGRPPSCGGSGPDPRQPPAPALPSARFSFCCSPRGSPEGWLGYAERRPAGGGLREIKLLAQELA; this is encoded by the coding sequence atgtgtgtgtgcgtgtgtgtgtgtgtgtgtgtgcacgcgtgtgcgtgtgtgcgggCCGCAGAGCAGGCGGCTGGGCTCCGGCCGGAGTGCAGCGGCAGCCCCAGAGATGCGGTGGCCCGGGGACCGAGGCGGATGGAGGATACGGAGGTGGAAGCCGGGCGGGTGGCGCTCTCAGGAGCTCCTCCACGCGAGCTTTCGAACCCCGGCTTTTCCCTTCTCTGGGCGTCCTCTCCAGGGCCGAGCGGTGCGACAAAGCTTCCGGGGGGAGAGCGCCTCGGGGGAAGGGCGCTCGCGGCGGTGCGCGTTGCGCCCACAAAGGGCGACGGTCCCGCTGGCCAGGCCTCCGCGGCGcccccttccctgctctctgGCCACTTGGAGACTCTGTTCTCCCGCTGCGGCCGCGTGGGGGGGTTGTCACGAAGGAAGGGGGGGGAGGATGCGCGGCCGCTGTCGCGATGGCCGTGCCCCTCGCCGCTCGCGCGCGTCGGCACCAGCCGCCTAGTCCTCGCCACTCGCGCGCACCGCGAAGGGTCTCCGTTGGCGCGACCCGGGCGAGCTGCAGCCGCTCTCCCGCCTGGCCGCACGCGCCGCCCGGGCCTCCCGGTCCCctcccgccgccgctgccgccgccgccctcGCCCCCGCCTCCCTCCTCCCGAGCCTCCCGCCCGCGTCGTGGCCAATGGGAGGCCACCGAGCTGCGGCGGTAGCGGGCCGGATCCACGGCAGCCGCCCGCCCCCGCCCTGCCCAGCGCTCGGTTTTCCTTCTGCTGCAGCCCGCGGGGGTCGCCCGAGGGGTGGCTGGGGTACGCCGAGCGCCGCCCAGCAGGTGGAGGGCTGCGGGAAATAAAACTACTTGCGCAGGAACTTGCTTAG